The Brassica oleracea var. oleracea cultivar TO1000 chromosome C6, BOL, whole genome shotgun sequence genome includes a region encoding these proteins:
- the LOC106299310 gene encoding 40S ribosomal protein S23-like produces MGKTRGMGSARVQKVHRKKQRWSDKSYKKAHLGNEWNKPLAGSSHAKGIVLELIGMEAKQPNSAIRKCVRVQLVKNGKKVAAFVPNDGCLNLIEPNDEVLISGFGRKGHAVGDIPGVRYKVVNVSGVSLSALYKGKKEKPRS; encoded by the exons ATGGG AAAGACAAGGGGTATGGGATCTGCACGTGTTCAAAAAGTGCATCGGAAAAAACAGAGGTGGTCAGACAAGAGCTACAAGAAGGCTCACCTAGGAAATGAATGGAATAAGCCTCTTGCCGGATCTTCTCACGCCAAGGGAATCGTCCTTGAGCTCAT AGGAATGGAGGCTAAGCAGCCAAACTCTGCTATCCGTAAGTGTGTTAGAGTACAGCTTGTCAAGAATGGAAAGAAAGTTGCTGCTTTTGTCCCCAACGATGGTTGTTTGAACCTCATCGAGCCAAAT GACGAGGTGTTGATCTCTGGATTTGGGCGTAAGGGTCATGCTGTGGGAGATATCCCAGGAGTAAGGTACAAGGTCGTCAATGTTTCTGGTGTTTCACTCTCTGCTCTTTACAAGGGCAAGAAGGAGAAGCCAAGGTCTTAA
- the LOC106296266 gene encoding delta-aminolevulinic acid dehydratase 1, chloroplastic has protein sequence MATTLFNASCSFPSIKVIDCKSYVGLRSNVSQVRVASLPVATSQRRSLVVRASNGHAKKLGRSDAECEAAVAAGDVPEAPPVPPKPVAPAGTPVIQPLNLNRRPRRNRASPTVRAAFQETDISPANFVYPLFIHEGEEDTPIGAMPGCYRLGWRHGLLQEVAKARAVGVNSIVLFPKVPEALKNPTGDEAYSDNGLVPRTIRLLKDKYPDLIIYTDVALDPYSSDGHDGIVREDGVIMNDETVHQLCKQAVSQARAGADVVSPSDMMDGRVGAIRAALDAEGFQNVSIMSYTAKYASSFYGPFREALDSNPRFGDKKTYQMNPANYREALIEAREDEAEGADILLVKPGLPYLDIIRLLRDKSPLPIAAYQVSGEYSMIKAGGVLKMIDEEKVMMESLMCLRRAGADIILTYFALQAATYLCNQKR, from the exons ATGGCTACGACGTTATTCAACGCCTCTTGCAGCTTCCCATCGATCAAAGTAATCGATTGCAAGAGCTACGTCGGTCTCAGATCGAATGTGAGTCAAGTTCGAGTCGCTTCTCTTCCAGTTGCAACTTCTCAGCGACGCTCTCTTGTCGTAAGAGCCAGCAACGGACACGCGAAGAAGCTCGGAAGGAGCGACGCTGAGTGTGAAGCCGCCGTTGCTGCTGGAGATGTTCCTGAAGCTCCTCCGGTTCCACCTAAACCGGTCGCTCCGGCTGGTACGCCGGTTATTCAGCCTCTC AATCTAAACAGACGGCCACGGCGTAACCGTGCTTCTCCTACTGTGAGAGCTGCTTTCCAGGAAACTGACATCTCCCCTGCTAATTTTGTATACCCACTTTTCATTCATGAAG GTGAGGAGGACACGCCTATTGGAGCTATGCCTGGTTGCTACAGGCTTGGTTGGAGGCATGGCCTTTTACAAGAG GTTGCAAAGGCTAGAGCTGTTGGTGTTAACAGTATAGTGCTGTTCCCTAAAGTTCCCGAGGCTTTGAAG AATCCGACAGGGGACGAGGCATACAGCGATAATGGTCTTGTGCCTAGAACAATCCGTCTTCTCAAAGACAAGTATCCTGATCTT ATTATATACACTGATGTTGCTTTGGATCCCTACTCATCTGATGGTCACGATGGTATAGTCAGAGAGGATG GCGTAATAATGAATGATGAAACTGTGCACCAGCTATGTAAGCAAGCTGTTTCTCAG GCCCGAGCTGGAGCGGATGTTGTTAGTCCGAGTGACATGATGGATGGTCGAGTAGGCGCAATTCGTGCAGCTCTCGATGCTGAAGGCTTTCAAAATGTCTCCATCATGTCTTACACCGCAAA GTATGCAAGTTCTTTCTACGGCCCGTTCCGTGAAGCACTGGACTCAAATCCACGTTTTGGGGACAAGAAAAC TTATCAGATGAACCCAGCAAATTATAGAGAGGCTTTGATTGAGGCACGTGAAGACGAGGCTGAAGGAGCCGACATTCTCCTG GTAAAGCCAGGTCTCCCTTATTTGGACATCATACGGCTCCTTAGGGACAAGTCTCCCTTGCCCATTGCTGCATACCAA GTGTCTGGGGAGTACTCGATGATCAAAGCAGGGGGAGTTCTGAAGATGATCGATGAAGAGAAAGTGATGATGGAGTCACTAATGTGCTTACGCAGAGCTGGTGCTGACATCATCCTTACCTACTTTGCTCTTCAAGCTGCTACTTACTTATGCAACCAGAAGCGGTAG